One genomic window of Paenibacillus xylanilyticus includes the following:
- a CDS encoding PadR family transcriptional regulator: MNVNIQFKKGVLELCVLVLINRQDRYGYELAQAVSKHIEVAEGALYPLLRRLVQDGYCTTYLQESSEGPPRKYYKLSDTGRDYMQALTTEWNEFVRNVANLIEEGTDHE; the protein is encoded by the coding sequence GTGAACGTGAATATCCAGTTCAAAAAGGGAGTACTGGAGCTATGCGTCCTGGTGCTGATTAACCGCCAGGATCGGTATGGCTACGAACTGGCTCAGGCGGTTTCCAAACATATTGAAGTTGCCGAGGGTGCACTGTACCCCTTACTTCGCAGACTTGTTCAAGACGGGTACTGCACCACCTATTTGCAGGAATCAAGCGAGGGTCCGCCCCGTAAATATTACAAGCTGTCGGACACAGGTCGTGACTACATGCAGGCACTGACTACGGAATGGAATGAATTTGTGCGCAACGTCGCAAATCTGATTGAGGAAGGAACCGATCATGAATAG